The genome window CGCCATAATTCAACTTATATAATTTAGAAAGAAACAAACAGGGTCTTAGTAAAACACTGTTAAAATTTTAAAAATATTGTATCCTATAATGAAGCTGCTTCCAATGACTCTAATAATATTATTGTTAGCTAGATTGGCCACTGAACGTTGTATATGGCAGTTAAGTGCAGGTATTCTGAACCGATGCAGTGCTGGCAATGTTGCCAGTGCCGAAGACGACAGAATGCTGGACGTACTTCCTTGTACTTGCACCTCCACAAAGCACTGGCCGCGGTGTTTGAGTCCTTTCAAGACCCGGAAATGGAAGTCCCAAGTTAGCAAGCCGGAGTCGAGGAGCAGGAGAGGCAGAGCTGCTATTTTTGGCGAACCCCAACTTTTAAGCTTCACCGCAGCCTTTACCAGTGAATCGCCACAGAGCGCGCGGTGCcgggggccggggccggggctcgGTGCGGCAGTGAAACCCAGCCATCCGTCCAATCGAACCACCACCAAGTCCCGAGCCCAAGCAGCCAGCAGTGGGCGGCGGGCGACCCCGGGAAACCAGGGCGCAGGCAGCATCCGGGGCTGGGGGCTGAGTTCAAAACAGAAACAGGCGGGCTATTTGTCTCGGCGCCCGCAGGGAATCCCGATGCGCGGAGGCTGAAAGCTGAAGCGCATGCATGCCAGCCCGCGCCTCCCACCCGGCGCTTGCCACCTCGCGCGCGCGCGGTTGGCCGCGCCTGCGCGCCCTCGGCATCGCCCCCGACGGGGGGCGTTGGCGTTGCCTCCCCCACTTTGCACCCATTTCAGAGCCCGCCCGACACTTGTCACCGCGCGCCCCCGCCTCCGCGTCTCCGCCCGCCCGCCCCCATCCGGCTATAAAAGCCTCGCCCTCTCCAACCCtagccgccgctgccgctgccgccgccgccgctacctCCTCCCTTCCTTCCTTCTCCGCTCGTCGTCGTTCTACCGGCATGGCCGGCATTACCAAGCGCCGCACCTCCCCGGCCTCCACCTCCTCTTCGTCCGGCGACGTCTTGCCGCAGCGGGTCACCCGGAAGCGTCGGTCCGCCCGCCGCGGGCCCCGGAGCACCGCCCGTAGGCCGTCGGCGCCTCCACCTGTGAGTGCCTCGGAATTCACGGTCTCCTGCTGTTGCGGTTTATGTGCACCGTGTCCGTGCGCGAGGGCGAGGCGATGGTGGGCCGTCGTGGCGCGTAGGTGCGGTGGGCTGGAGGCCCAGGGGAAGGGCACTGGCCATCCCCCGCGTCCGTTGTCGCCGGATTTTTTAAATTTTCGTGCGGGATCCGTACCATCGCTGTTTGATCAGTGGATCGTTGTTTACAAGCAATCGCTTGCAGGTTTAGTCTGGATTCCACGATCAATTTGCGCGATTTGGTGTACCGGTGTGTGTTTGATCACCATGGTATATCCGTATGTGTGTCATCCATTGGACACGTAAGCTGTAGATGATGGCATTAAAtgtagaggatgaggaaagtgggtcGCGGAGGGGCATAGTTTTGGTTGCTCATTTGCTGATTTCGTAGTGATGATATGGCATCTCAGCCGATTTTGCAGTTCGTCGATCGTGTGCATCATAAATGGCACAATGTTACAAGTTGTCACCATGACACCATGTATATGGCCTTGTAGTGAAACATTATTAAAAAAAAGAGTGTATGTAACATTATTGGTTGGAGTTGTCAGTGTACATGTGTGCATTTTCATGGGTGTGCTGCAGCCCATAACTGGTAGGAATAGGCTGTACAAGCGTGAATTATTGATCACGGCACTGAAACTAACTTGCCGGGAAATCCAAGTGACCGAACCATACTACCTGTAACATACAAGTAACTGATATGCTATATGCCATGGGCCAGTATTATGCTGGGCTGCACTTGGCCTGGCCACCATCTGGTACTGATGAGTGATGAGGGCTCATAGAGCTTAGTGTTTCTTGGCTCTCAGTGGCCATGGAACCTTTCGTCTCAGCAAAATGCAGTAGGTCTACTGATACAACCTGCTACTTCTCCATGTTTGATATAAACAAATTTGATAGTGTGAGGTCTCTTTCATAAAGAAGATTGGAGTTTTCTGCTGCGTTATTGGAAGGATCAGAAGATGTGGGAGCCATGTGCAAATTAGCAGAAATTATGCTTTTGGCAGTTCCATTTCTTTTACTGCTGATGGGTGACACAAATATCAGTGTATTTTGGCATGAACAGTAGTACAAAGCAGTAGAGTGATTGTCTGCTTTGCAATCATGTGGGCAAGTTAATAATCTGATTATATGTGTTAGAAGGTAACTTAGTGAAATTGGTTGCACATACAGATAGAGCATCGCACATAGATTCCTTCCATTGTGAAACTATTGGTTTTTGCCCTTTCAGACTAGTCCGTATTTTTTTTAACGCAATGTTCAcaaacttatatatatatatatatatatatatatatatatatatatatatatatatatatatatatatatatatatatatatatatgccatATGCTTGGTCTCTGAATGCATTTATCTTCTGATGCAGATGAATGAACTGGACTTGAATACAGCTGCTCTTGATCCGGATGTAAGGTTATGCAGAAAACTAGAGTAATTATTCCTTTTTAGAAAACAAAGAGTTATCTGAATACAGTCCGTTCTTCTGGGTTAAGAGATTCTGCAATGTTTGTGTAGCATTATGCTACAGGATTGAGAGTTCTTCTTCAGAAGGAGCTCCGAAATAGCGATGTAAGCCAGCTTGGGAGAATTGTTCTCCCAAAGGTCAGTTACCAATGCAGTTCAAATTTTCTTTTCAAAAGTTCCTCTCCAAAACAATCGATACTTGTTAATGTTGAATGGATTGGCTGGTTGCTGGTGGTGTTGTGTTGTGTGTTTCTCGTTTTGTATTTCTCCTTTGTTAATACAAAGACCGGCAGTTATCCTGCCAGATTCTCTTCAAAATTAATGTGGGATGGATTCTGCAGAAGGAGGCGGAGTCTTACCTCCCTATTCTGATGGCAAAGGATGGAAAGAGTTTATGCATGCATGACTTGCTAAATTCACAACTGTGGACCTTCAAGTATAGGTGTGAGCTTGTGAATTATTTGGCTTTAATGCTTGTTACATTGAGCACACTGAATCCTTATATTTGATGAACTTACTTAGGAAGAATACAATGTTATGATGCCAAGCAGCTTAAAGAACAACCTGTGGATATTAGATTAATTAGAAAATCAACACACATTAGTCCTTTTCATGCTTTATTCTTAATGTTATCTTAGCTTGAATTAAATGCTATCAAAATTGAGTAAGATATCCAGCAGATGCAGACTGCAGATAAGACTGTGGCTTTCTCTGATATTGTGCCCTGAGTAACAAGTAACAGTTAACTAGATCAGAGGAGAAATCATTAGAACTACATCCAATTCATATGAATCCTTTTGGATAAGTTACCAATTATGAGTAGCAGAGTATTATTTCAATGTGGTTCTTCATGTGAATAAGAAGACAATTAAATTATTCTGCACTATTTTTTGGTAAGGTCTTGTTTATCTGCTAGAGTGACAGATTCCATAATGTCTAATGCAGATATTGGTTCAACAACAAAAGCAGGATGTATGTGCTTGAAAATACCGGTGAGTAATTCTCACTCCCGTAAGGCGTGTTTCGATTTGAAATTGACAAACCGAAACAAGTTTTCAGCTAAGCTAATAAAACTATATTCATGTCTTTAGTGTGCAAAGGCCGTACTGTTATATCCATGCTTCGAAGTGCTTTTAATATGATGCTGGTTTTGCAGCATTATTGCCAATAtcctaaaagaaatgaaataccaAAACCTTCTTACCAGAACACACCTTACATCAACTGACGAAGGGGGCTGAGTATTTTAGGCCAGTTCTCTTATGTTTTCTGCACCTCATCTCAGGAGATTATGTAAAAGCTCATGACCTTCAGCAAGGAGACTTCATCGTGATCTACAAGGACGACGAGAACAACCGCTTTGTACTCACTCACCTTTACTTATCATCATTTAACAAAGCTGCACAGTTTTGTCGTGCTGCCAGTAGGTGCTTATTACCGCGTGCTGCATTTTGATGAAGGTCATAGGAGCAAAGAAGGCAGGAGATGAGCAGACCGCCACTGTACCTCAAGTCCATGAACACATGCACATCTCTGCCGCACTGCCAGCTCCACAAGCGTTCCATGACTATGCAGGCCCCGTCGCAGCAGAAGCTGGTATGCTCGCGATCGTGCCACAGGGTGACGAGATATTCGACGGCATACTGAACTCCCTGCCGGAGATACCAGTGGCGAACGTGAGGTACTCCGACTTCTTCGACCCGTTCGGTGACTCCATGGACATGGCGAATCCGCTGAGCTCCTCCAATAACCCCTCGGTCAACCTGGCTACGCATTTCCATGACGAGAGGATCGGGAGCTGCTCGTTTCCCTACCCAAAATCCGGGCCTCAGATGTGAGATCCGGGCAGAAAAACTGCCGCGGTCAAAACCATCATCCCCTGCGTGGAACTCAGAGATCCCCTGGTTGACGCCATTGCTGTACATCCAAATAAATGGCGTCCTCATTTTGTATGTTTAGTAGTATATGATTGGGTACGCGTGTTGTTTATGTGTAAAAGGGTAACTCTGCAAAACTGAACTGAGCGTTACATCAGATGCAACGCTGTGACGACTGACGAGGAGGCAGGCTCTGGTGTTTCCTGTCCTGCACCCTGTGAATGTGTGTGCAGGTACATAAACGAAAGACATCCTGTGCATTAGCATTACCTagttggtatgggagtaaaaaacTTCCACGTGGTTGGGCACGCTCGTCTTTATCTGGGCGAGATAATGCCGATGCCGACTCGGTTTCAGCAACTCATCTCCACGACCACGACACCTCTGGGACTGCTATTAATTCTTCTGCTTTATAAATAATACTCCGATGGAATACTATATAGTGTTTTATACGACCATATATACGATCTATTGTCataatctacccctcttaaattTCTCCGGAACAGTATTCAACGGGGTTCTCATATATAAAATGAGAAGAAATCTCTTTTCCTATATACTCTCTTTGTTCTTTTTTACTTGTTgtggtttagttcaaaaataaactagcgaGCGATAAATATTCGAAAACGATAGTATAAAAGAAGAAATCTCTCGTGTGTCTATATAtacatagagagagagagaggagtatGCTCTTCTATACTTTAATTATGTCATTTCTTTATAATATTAAAACTATTTAAGCCATAGTAATATGTATCATGGTAGTCCGCTCTAGGATAAGACGACACGTAATGGCAACCACAACGTCGCCACAGTATCGTgacagaagaaggaaaggtcatcAACAGGAGTCCTTCGGTCGATAAAAACCCCATAGGACAAGGGGCTACGCAACAAGACCCAACCCCCACTAGTTTTGCCCAACCACTCAGGCTTATGTAACGAGCCCTCCTCTCGCCTTGGCAAATAAAAGGAAGGGGATGGTCACGATCTAAGACACAGACAACAACTCACACCAATAGCCTACAGACTTGTAATCATGTAGAGCACTTTTCTCCTCGCTCTCGCACTATAGACTTTGGGACTCCTCCCTCTCCGACAGTTTGTAACCCCCTATTACAGATTTAGTCCAGAGTAACACAAGTTACTTAATTGGACGCAGGGACTTGCACACCTAGATGTGAAAAGCAATTGAATTACTAGTCGGTGAGTTCGAAAtattgacagttggcgcgctaaatAGGAGATATTTGTGCGTCATGACTTTCATTTTTTACCACACTGTTATGGATGGCTAAGCATGTCGTCAACTAGGTCCCATGCACTAGCGTGTGTATTGGAACATCGACTTTATTGTCACTACTGAAGGAGCGCTGACACGGGTCGCGCCATGCGTGTCACCCTCCATCAGCATTGTCATCGAGGCGCTCTAGGGGCTACGACTCCATGGTCGATGACTCGCATGGGAAATGTCCTCGCGTTGTCCTTGAACAACATATGTGATTGCTTGAGGCCTCACCGCGGGGCCCAGAAGTCATGCGCACATTAGCTTCCTACGAACATCGAGTTTGTAGGTATGACGAGGTAGGTCCTGGAGTTGTTTTATGACCTCCTCGCCGATGAGTCACTGGAGTCCTTCGATGAGCACTCAAGCAATGGGAGCAACAACATTGTCCCTAGTCGTGGTGAGACGAGCGAGGGGGCGCACCCGCTCTTTGAATGAGCAATGGCTCAGCACATGAAGATCCTTGTGAAACAATGTGGGAATAGCTTGAGCCAGCATATGCTAATCGTGAAGGCTCACACGGTCACACCCGTGCGACATGATCTACACACCGGTAAAAGGGCAAATACAACGCCGGAACAGGGATACCCAGGGACACCCACAAAAAGTGCAGTGTTCTAAACGCGCACTCCTTTtaccaatcccctccaatccatatggattgaaaataatcgAACAAACCCTAAGGGATCGGGGTCCTCGACCATCCTTACGATGAGACCAAGGTCTGGAATGGGACTTCAGCGACTTGGCACAGGGAGCAGCTCTATGGCGTACCGGGCTGAAGTTCCAAATAGCTATGCAATGCACTTCGGTGACCTAGCACACCGATCTAgtttggtggtgcaccagaccttGGGTCCAACGACTCTCTACGACGTCAACGGTCATCTCAATGACTAGCTGACATCGTGACATATGGtcgatccggtggtgcaccggactcggTCGGTGCCCCACAGAGAGGGAAGGATGGTGCAGATCCTGTTGATGGTGGGCGTCTGTCGGAGGTCCGGTGACGCACCCTATCGGTCCAACGCACTAGCCGAGAGTAGAATTATGCCAGTTCTCTCAATGAATCTTTGGGGATATAAATATCCCCTCCTATCAGTCTAGTTGAGCACCCAAGTCATTCaagagcaacacattcattccTAAGCATTAGAGCAACACTCCGGAGAGATCCAAGCATCCAGATTTGCAAGAATTGCCTAGGGAGAGCCATGCTACAAGTTGTGTGATTGTGTTGTTGGTTCTTTGGTGTTGTTGTTGTACTCTTGTGTGTGTTCTTTCTTCCTCTTGATTCCATTGGAGTTCTAACTCCCATTCATTGtgtatgtgagagcacctagaggggcatGAACAGGTCATCGTGCAAAAATACAACTCCAAACACAAACTTAGTCTAAAATTAGGAGTTAGCGCGAAAGTTAAACTAAGTTCAATAGAGAAGAAGAGAGAAagttctcttcacttgattgctctttcaagatacGAAATTGACTAAGAGCAATATTATAAGTGAATTTGGAGAACTAAGGAAGaggaggaaaaatcacaaacaaaTAAGCACGCAAGACACGATGATTTTTCTTATGGGTCGGCtaagcctaaaatgcttgcctactccatgttgtggtgtcccaactaacaagggttgcactcaacccctctcttgTGATCCAAATACCAAACTTGAGTGACACTATCTTCCTTATATCACTTATAACCCTctcgcaaggaatctccacaaattggagtctcttgcagccGTACACAAGATTAGAGTTACAACCTAGCACAAGAGAGGGGAGAGAGTACAACACAAGAGCCAAAACTAGCCACACAACATAAGAACAAGATCAAGCACCATGGGGTCGGAATGAAGTATAGATCTCGGTATGCTTGGGTACTGAAGGAGTGCACCatggggtcctttttatagcccaaGGATGCTCCATAGTCGTTGCTCCTTCAACCTAAAAGCAGCAATAATCTGTTGTGTATGGGAGCACCAGATCgacctggtgcgccaccggaccggGTATAGGGAGTGGCCTCTAGGATCCTGATTGGATCCTTCCAAACCCGGGGCACTGGACTCAAACCCCATGGTTTCACCCTTTTACACAAAGTTGCACTTTATAACCTCCATTTTAGCTCTTTTGGACTTAGTACCTTCAAATTGCCTTCAAGTGAACCCGTGCTCATACTCatatcaaactagttagtccatgttggtgtgttggacacttaaacgccaaaataggtagaaatggctatctagcacatttctctttcagtctccccctttttggtgatttatgccaacgcaCCTAAAGCAACTCAAATATGCCTAACTTAGTATGTTGCTCGTCTTAAGATCTCTATGAGTTATAATAAACCTTGAATCATGGTGAAAATAGAGGAGCCCTCTAGACACTCCTTTGATTAGCTTGAAACGTGTTGGCTAACAAAGGAGATGTTGCCTTGCAGCATCTAAAGTAATAAGCAATTTCATAAGTAAACATGTCACATCTTTTCTGTTTGCGGAAAAGGATGATGTTTTTTCCTGGGAAATTAATCATGAAGATATAATTTGGAGACATACCAAAGATAACGGAATCCAAGCTTCTGTTTGGTAAGTATTCGTAAACCATCAGCTTCTCATCTCCATCGATGCACCATCCAATAAGTCGAACGAGGTTTCTGCGCTGCAGCTTTGCATTCAGAGCAACTTCGTTTCTGAATTCCTGCGCGCCTTGTCCTGAACCTTGGCCGAGCCTTTTGATTGCGACTTCTACGTTGTGTCCCAGCATACCCTACGTTGTTTTGTTTTGCCATTGTTGTACTGAATAAGCAACACCATAATTTTCATGATTCTACAATTTATTTAGAAGATGTGTGTATTTTTTTATTACTGACCTTGTAAACCTTCCCAAAGCCACCTTGCTCGAGCATGGAAGCTCTACATTTTCATCACCGAGCGTTTGACAGACTCAAGTATCCTAGGACCGCTTTCCTCAAATTATCCTTGTTCTGACGTTTGGCTGACAAGAAGAGCCACTCCAATTGTTATTGATAAACCTTATGCTAGCAATACAAAAAACTGATCCTGGATAGTTCTTTATGGTGAATATATTGGCTCCCTCTAATTGTACCTCTAAACTTGCATATCCAAACAAGGTACATGCCGGTGGCCGTAGTGCAAGCACAGACGCCATCACTGGGACTGAGATCTTTGCCACACGCCCCATCTTATTCCTTGTAGCTATAGAAATGTATTTATTAGTAATTTATTAGTAGTAGCTGATAAGATGATGAGTTTTGCATCAGAATCTTGACTGCTTCAGTTTTTGCTTACCTGTTTCAGAGTTTGCCAACCCAAGATAGAGATCCTGCCCATTTTCTATGTACCAGACATCAACGATGTTATCTTTCCACATGACGCAGCCGTTGTCGTTACCCTCACCTAGATTTCGACGACAATCTTTGGGGCTGATCTCGAGGTGCTTCAGGTGGCCTGTCTTCTCGTCACCTAAAATGCGTGTCCTGGTGAGTGCAAGCGAAACCAATCCAACAGGAAGGAGGAAGGGTGATGCTAGCTACCAGAGACCA of Zea mays cultivar B73 chromosome 8, Zm-B73-REFERENCE-NAM-5.0, whole genome shotgun sequence contains these proteins:
- the LOC103636228 gene encoding B3 domain-containing protein LFL1, with translation MPARASHPALATSRARGWPRLRALGIAPDGGRWRCLPHFAPISEPARHLSPRAPASASPPARPHPAIKASPSPTLAAAAAAAAAATSSLPSFSARRRSTGMAGITKRRTSPASTSSSSGDVLPQRVTRKRRSARRGPRSTARRPSAPPPMNELDLNTAALDPDHYATGLRVLLQKELRNSDVSQLGRIVLPKKEAESYLPILMAKDGKSLCMHDLLNSQLWTFKYRYWFNNKSRMYVLENTGDYVKAHDLQQGDFIVIYKDDENNRFVIGAKKAGDEQTATVPQVHEHMHISAALPAPQAFHDYAGPVAAEAGMLAIVPQGDEIFDGILNSLPEIPVANVRYSDFFDPFGDSMDMANPLSSSNNPSVNLATHFHDERIGSCSFPYPKSGPQM